Within Candidatus Marinimicrobia bacterium CG08_land_8_20_14_0_20_45_22, the genomic segment TTCGCTGAAATTCGGCGCGTTCCGGACGGAATTGACGCCAGAATTAACGCCTTCTCAACGATTCCTTACTCTCCGGAATTTCGCGCCGCGCTGGTTTCTCTTTCGAACGGCGATACGGAAACAATCTGCCACATGAACTTTGAAATCGGAAGAGTCTGGACTCGGATGATTCGTCAGTTCTTCACGCAGATTGGGAAATCGGAAAAGGAAATCGACCTGATTGGTTCTCACGGACAAACGATTTGGCACATTCACAGCGATTCCACGCTTCAAATTGGCGAAGCGTCGCTTTTTGCAGAAGAATTTGGAATTCCGGTCGTCGCGGATTTTCGAGTTCGGGATATCGCCGCTGGCGGTTCTGGCGCTCCGCTGGTTCCAATTGTCGATTACTTTCTTTTCAAAAAGTACAAAAAGACCCTTTTAATTCTAAATCTTGGCGGGATCGCCAACTTTACGATTGTCCCTTCTAAAGCAGAATCGGTGGAAGACATTTATGCCTTGGACACGGGACCTGGAAACTCGTTGATTGATCTTGCAACCGGTATTTACACCAATGGTAAAGTGAATTATGATCGAGATGGTAAAATTGCGGAATCGGGTAGGGAAATTCCGGAAATACTTGCGGAACTCATGCAACATCCGTACTTGATATCGCCTTTACCGAAGTCTACTGGTCGCGAAGTTTTTGGTATCAATTATTTGAGGCAAATCATCAATCGTTTTCGCATCAAGCAGAAGGATATGCCCGACTTAATTGCAACATTAACTAAATTTTCGGCAAAAGCGATTCACTGGAATTACATGCAGTTCTTTCCCAATCGACTGCTCGATGAAATTATTATCAGCGGAGGTGGCGCAAAAAATCCGGTACTGGTAAATCATTTGAGAAGGATGTTTACAAATGTTCCTATCAGAAACGTGACCGAATACGGAATTGACGGCGATGCGAAAGAAGCGTTTGCATTTGCGATGTTAGCTGCCTTGAGAATCTGGGAAATTCCGGGGAATGTTCCCAATACGACCGGCGCCCGTCGCCAAGTCGTCTTAGGGAAAATCATTAATTGAAAGAAGAGGAGAAGAAATGAATCCGTACGTTTTTCGCGAATATGATATCCGGGGAGTCGTCGAACAGGATTTTCCCGATGCGGATGTCGAACTTTTGGGAAAAGGAATTGGCACTTTTATCCGGGAAAAAGGGGGGGACTTATTGACAATTAGCGGTGATGTGCGTTTATCAACACCGAATTTAAAAAAGGTACTGGCAAAGGGGTTGCTTTCAACAGGCATAAATCTGATCGATA encodes:
- a CDS encoding anhydro-N-acetylmuramic acid kinase, which gives rise to MIKSMISLAEKDHLNVLGLMSGTSLDGLDLCFAEIRRVPDGIDARINAFSTIPYSPEFRAALVSLSNGDTETICHMNFEIGRVWTRMIRQFFTQIGKSEKEIDLIGSHGQTIWHIHSDSTLQIGEASLFAEEFGIPVVADFRVRDIAAGGSGAPLVPIVDYFLFKKYKKTLLILNLGGIANFTIVPSKAESVEDIYALDTGPGNSLIDLATGIYTNGKVNYDRDGKIAESGREIPEILAELMQHPYLISPLPKSTGREVFGINYLRQIINRFRIKQKDMPDLIATLTKFSAKAIHWNYMQFFPNRLLDEIIISGGGAKNPVLVNHLRRMFTNVPIRNVTEYGIDGDAKEAFAFAMLAALRIWEIPGNVPNTTGARRQVVLGKIIN
- a CDS encoding phosphomannomutase, whose product is MNPYVFREYDIRGVVEQDFPDADVELLGKGIGTFIREKGGDLLTISGDVRLSTPNLKKVLAKGLLSTGINLIDIGIIPTPTNYFSMYFLPVDGAIQITGSHNPADMNGFKIT